The genomic DNA ttaaccactctaggtgagcatctatccaatagcatacatgatgggaacaattatttttcatcaatcaaccatattcatcatcatcatctttcacttcttactctatgtagcagaagggttaagcagtctcaataaccggtgagaaacggacgattcgaatcggatttgttaacctggccaggcagacctaaacacacgtcacgtggatactcacagagtcacacgtgcaacttttcccttcaattcccgcttcacggaacaggcccaccgccctcaagtatagcagtacgacgactctgtactcgccattagctagatgtgaacgagttcaagacggtggggagtatattCCGGCTGGATTCCaaatatgtgcatgtaacaaaagttgtagatattgttgcaaggattccaaaacatttggatttgtatttttctgatttttctacgattttatttcgaatttacaagttttctggttttgaaaacaaaagaaaacgcaaacttgcatctaggcccctggaagtttGTTTCTTCTCAGCGTGGGTCCCTGGCGGACAttggagaacagaggagggtcgggcggccgttttccggcgaggagaggctccggcggtgggggaaaagttggggaaaagggagaggggactgagccgcacctctgggtgtccttggttcgcggggaggaggtccgaggcggcggctccgcggagaggggcggccggcggtggactGGGCTTGCGGCGGCGACGTTCCGGCGAGCTTGGGCGTCGGCGAGTGGGTCGGGGAGCACCAACGGAGGGTGGGGGTGCTAGCTGCGGGGTTGGATGGGCGCGAGgaaggccggaggagggagctcTGCGGGAGCCTAGGGATGGGCGGCGCAaatggcaggcggcggcggctctggacgccgcggagggctcggctcggcgcgtggagcagggaggggagcagagggggagggaggagacccGTTTGCGCAgcaaggggagggaggagagccaGGCTAGAGCGCGAGCGGGCTGGGGAAAAATGGTGCACGGCACTGGTCGGCTCGTTCGTCGCCGTGGCACGCCGACGGTAGTCCTCGGCGTGCGTGCAATGAGATGGCGCCGCGTGGCGATGAGAAGCTTCAGGAGGGACCGGGACGGAGCGGCTGGTGgcacggcgagggcgcggccCGTGGCCATCGGCCTCGGCGTCCAGCGCagacaggggagggagagagaggaaaagagagagatttaattgattcaaaattcaaaattttctcaaaacttccttttgaaacatagaaaacttcgaatacgaaagttgtagagaacttaaaaacctacaacttttatttcaggaaCAAGTTTAAACGAGCaaaggtttaaaagttattttaaattttcgaaAACTACAAATCAaacaacttatcatttcatgtgattttCAACATTTGTACCCCTAGAGTTCAACTGGACATTTACCATTCTTTTCATGGTGAACATGTCTATCAATTTTCATATGCATATTTGCCTTGGTGTGAAAGTTATTTGAGGTTCCTgacctatgcacatatacacacatacatatgcacacacataagttattttccaaaaagaaatgcataatttgaaattctcttgtttatTAAGCATAAAATCACGTTTAAGTTTTTTTgattagcattttaaaactctgagatgtcacAACAGCGCGGCAGCTGCTCGCCGTAGCTGCAGCGGCGCCTGCGCGCGGGAGGGTCGGCTGACCGGAGGTGGAAGACGAAGCTCCACGGGTGGGCCGTAGGACCCGGCTGTCGGAGAGGGAAAGAGAAGTGTAGAGTAGAGTAGGGACAGGAAGGACATTTCATCAGCAAATGTGGTAAGTTGTAGGTATTATTTTAAGACTAATAAACTAATGAGTGATATTCGTTATAACGATAAAAATGTAGAAGACCCGTTGGAGGGAAGCAGCGTCACGTAGTGACCTCACTCTGAAGGCGGAAACTATCTTCACCGCCACCACACATCGAAAGCGGATATGATCTGCCCTTCCCTTccccaatatatatatatatatatattttttgttaaGGTTCCACAGGCGCGCACAGACCAACTGCCGCTAGGGTTTTAgcgcacctcgccggcggcgcagacCAAACTCCCCTCGCCGATGCCGCGCAAGCACGCGCCGGCGTTCACGCCGGAGGCGGCCTCCGCGTCCGCCGGGGCTGGCCAGCCGCATAACCTCCCGGTGCTCCAGGCGAAGATGAAGCGCGACCCGGAGGGCTACGAGGAGGagctccggcagctccaccgccACTTCGAGTCCTCGGTGTTCCTCTTCCGGCAGCAGGCGGCGCtggccaccacctcctcctcgggcggcggcggggaggtggcCAAGGAGCTCGGCGACCTCGCGCTGTTCCTCGCCCACGTCGCGCCGTTCTACCCGGACGACCTCGCCGATTTGCCCGACCAGATTGGGGGTCTGCTCGACACCAACGCGCGCGGGCTGCCGCCGGGGCTCAGGACGCACCTCGTGCAGGCGTTGATATTGCTGGTCAATCGAAAGGTAAAATGTTACAGTGTAGAGTCGTACTAATTTTCCCACACTCGACATCTGGTAGGAGTTCGATGTCCTTGTGGTTAGCTTAGGAAGGATAGCAACAAATTATGCTAATGGGCTTTGCGCTGAGTATAATTCATGTTGATGTTGCGAAATGGCAAGGTCATGTTCCTCTCTGGTCACTCTTATCTTCTGCAAAATAGAAAATTCCATAATTTGATACGATATCTTGTTGCCCTGTTTCTATATCTGAAGGTCTAACATCAATAGATCTCTGGTTCGACTAAAAGGCATGGGCTCGACTACATTTGGATATAGCTTAGGTGACTTTTGCTAGACTTATAACATTATAAGTACCCTCGTTCAACTAAGCAATGGAAAAATATGTATCACAAAAAAGAGTTCTTTTGGATGGGTTATTAAGTATTAACTTGGTGAAATCATTTCACTTTTGCATTGCTTGTTCACAGATTAATTTAACCTTTTTGTCCCATAGAAACCTAACCCCCTTTTATGCCATCCCTCTtttgtttgggaaaaaaaatgTTTAGATTGTTGATCTTGAGGACACAATGGAGTTATTCATGGAGCTTCAGGTGATTGGAGACCGGGCTGTTAAAAAGCTAGCATTTTCGCATATTGTACACAGTATCAGGAGGATGAATCAGAAACATAAGAATGATACCAGGAACCGTAAACTGCAGAACATCCTTTTTAAATTCTTACAGGTTTGCAACATTCTGCGAGTGCATCGATCACTACCATCAGATTTAGCATATTGGAAAACATGTTTGTATTTATCTTTTTAATTATGCCTCCTGTTTCTCAGGCTGAAGAAGAGTCACGGGCAAAGAGGGCATTTACTATCCTGTGTGATCTTCACCGTCGGAGGGTCTGGTTTGATGAACGCACAACAAATGCAATATGCGATGCTTGCTTCCATCCTTCCTCTAGGTACATGCTGGTAGAATATGCTGGTGTTTTGCTATTGGATGCTCCTTGCCTAAATGATCGGCATGACATGCAGGATTATGATAGCTGCTGTTTCGTTCCTTCTTGGATATGAAAATGCTGAACAAGAGGATGACAGTGATGCATCAAGcagtgaagatgaagcagacCAAAACCCACAAATTCTGCTTAGCAAACAGGATGTTTATAAGGTGTGTTAACTGGCTTTCATTATGCCTAAACTGATAGTATCAGGATATTCTTGATTTCCTTTGCCCTTTTTGATGCATTATTTGTCTTTTGGTGGTATATTAATTCCCAGGCAAATCACAAGGGTACCGCTGCTAGTAAGAAAAAGAAGCAAGCTAAATTACAGCGTGTTATTCGTAGCATGAAAAGGCAACAGAGGAAATCTGTTGAGGAGGCTGGTTCCAGCTACTATTCACCCCTGACGTATTTAAAGGATGCCCAGGTGTGTTAGTGCTTCTGTTCATGCTGTTATCACCTTAGATGGTATCTATGAAATGCACTATTCCATTATGCTGAAAATGTTTTTGGTTTTGTTGGCAGGGTTTTGCTGAGAAGCTTTTCTCTCGGCTGCAGAAATGCAATGAACGCTTTGAGGTCATCCTCATTTTTTTCCCATCGTAACATAGTCAATACTTTATTCCATCTTCTCtttaataaaaataattaaagaAAACCCTTTGCCTTGCAGGTAAGGATGATGATGTTAAAAGTTATTGCAAGGACTATTGGGCTGCATCACTTGGTTCTGTTGAACTTCTACCCATACCTGCAAAGATATGTTCAAGTATGTTAATTTAACATGGTATTTTTGTTCGCATCAACCTTTGAAACACCGCCTAGTTTGGTTGTAGTAACACTGGTATTTTTTTAATACCTATGCTGCAGCCTCATCAACGAGATGTGACAACTCTACTTGCTGCAGCAGTTCAGGCTTGCCATGACATGGTTGGATTTATGTCCTGCTTCGAAAGTTCGTTCCTTTTTCATCTATATTGGTCCCACttatttcactttttttttctaaatgcaAAACGTACACATGTTTAAATTTTAGGTACCCCCGGATGCTGTTGAACCACTGTTCAAGCAGATAGTAAATCAGTTTGTGCATGACAAATCTCGCCCTGAGGTTTGCATTTCTCTTATTCAGCATATGGATCATATGTGCTCTTCAAGCTAACATGATTTCATGAGAACATACTGACTTTGCTTTGTTTAGGCTATTGCTGTTGGCTTGAATGTTGTGAGAGAGATCTGCATGAGAATGCCTTTGGTGGGTGCCTTAATTTTTTTGGATACTTTAACCTGTACCTTGTCTGCAATGCTACTGGCCATACATCCCTTGAGGCACTGGATTCCCCGAATCCTAGTGTGTTAGTTCTATTTTGTATTTGACGCGTTCCTTGTGCCCAGCATAAACTCAAAACAAGCAGAGGAAACATTGGTATTTTTTTCActattttttgtttggttttctGTATTAATGACTGATAGACTGAAAAGCACGATATTAGTGATTCTAGAAATTCTATTCATGTCAGTAAATGGAAAGGAATAAACATGTGAACACTGTTAGTTTGTGGTTGTCTGCCACTCTTGCCGATTATGTGGTTTAAAGTTTTTTGTTGGTGCTGTTGCTGATATAGAACACACATGCAAGTCTGAGGTTCTTGTGCATTCTAGAATATCTGGTGTGATGTACACTTATTATCTTTCTTGTGCTTATCTTCCTTGGTTCCGTCCTCACATCTGGGAAACCTGCAGATGATGAATGAGGATCTGCTCCAAGACCTTGTTTTGTACAAAAAGTCCCATGAGAAAGCTGTTTCAATTGCTGCTCGTTCGCTGATCACTTTGTTCAGAGAGGTCAGATATTTTCTTGCAAATTTCCAGTGTTTTCCTGTATGTTGCAATTCCTTAGTGCTAAACCTCTGTTCATTGAAGTTCAGATCTGCCCTTCATTGTTAGTCAAGAAAGATCGAGGCCGTCCTGTTGATCCAAAGGCT from Panicum virgatum strain AP13 chromosome 7N, P.virgatum_v5, whole genome shotgun sequence includes the following:
- the LOC120682133 gene encoding protein SDA1 homolog, whose product is MPRKHAPAFTPEAASASAGAGQPHNLPVLQAKMKRDPEGYEEELRQLHRHFESSVFLFRQQAALATTSSSGGGGEVAKELGDLALFLAHVAPFYPDDLADLPDQIGGLLDTNARGLPPGLRTHLVQALILLVNRKIVDLEDTMELFMELQVIGDRAVKKLAFSHIVHSIRRMNQKHKNDTRNRKLQNILFKFLQAEEESRAKRAFTILCDLHRRRVWFDERTTNAICDACFHPSSRIMIAAVSFLLGYENAEQEDDSDASSSEDEADQNPQILLSKQDVYKANHKGTAASKKKKQAKLQRVIRSMKRQQRKSVEEAGSSYYSPLTYLKDAQGFAEKLFSRLQKCNERFEVRMMMLKVIARTIGLHHLVLLNFYPYLQRYVQPHQRDVTTLLAAAVQACHDMVPPDAVEPLFKQIVNQFVHDKSRPEAIAVGLNVVREICMRMPLMMNEDLLQDLVLYKKSHEKAVSIAARSLITLFREICPSLLVKKDRGRPVDPKARPKAFGEVTVASDVPGAELLDENISSEGKGSDDESDAFDSDDETALQSAPPGIEENMEGSDANKPDANEDTNKEDEASDDGTDEGQDNSDNDSDDIDEELDDDSDMDADTDMSEDNDDDEELKESINGSEDEGSDQDEDSDEGDKSNGSSSKVQKRKLSDYIGELNAADASLRALKRLAGAKKAHVSSDETGKILSDEDFKRIKELKAKKEAKLALAQHGLIKGGGDTKSATFKMPSSDQLSRKCVDPLQLEAHIRRKMSKEERLAMVKAGREDRGAYVARAAVKQKKTGGLSNKQKQHKKRMPLAATRAKAARSRQEKQQQRKRSGNQFRGRKAWK